Proteins encoded in a region of the Massilia sp. UMI-21 genome:
- a CDS encoding MATE family efflux transporter, with product MTVTVPSASPAPVRTEIATLWRLSWPMLVGQLATVGMGVADVAMTGHVSAEELAAVSLGTSVWSIVLVTVMGTMMAINTVVAHETGAARFDQVPHSVRQALWKGLLVGLVACLFANLCTLLFGHVGLDAQVAGRAAMYLHVASLGMPAFACFRALYGYSTSINQTKPIMWIAILGCVFNACVNWLLVYGNWGFPQMGAVGCAVATAAGMWLMLGAMLLWIRHAPAYRLTYPFTGWEGPDWKAIGAMLRLGLPIGITYFAEVSAFGLISLLVARFGVVAVSSHQVALNFASLVFMVPLSFSIGMMTRVGQAMGEGNPQRARFVGWVGVGMSVAFGALSALCIAIFRWEIAALYTSDPAVQAACAHLLLFAALFQLSDATQVATASAIRGYQVTRAPMIIQLLAFWGVSLPLGCILGLAPGWFPWAPDAPLSTTGFWIGLVVALTVAAVLLTWSFEKLARRRIREAGQVSAGHMHGLPT from the coding sequence ATGACCGTCACCGTCCCCTCCGCCAGTCCCGCGCCGGTGCGCACCGAAATCGCCACGCTGTGGCGCCTGTCCTGGCCGATGCTGGTCGGCCAGCTGGCAACGGTCGGCATGGGCGTGGCCGATGTGGCCATGACCGGCCACGTCAGCGCCGAGGAACTGGCGGCCGTGTCGCTCGGCACCTCGGTGTGGTCGATCGTGCTGGTGACCGTGATGGGCACCATGATGGCAATCAACACCGTCGTCGCCCACGAAACCGGCGCCGCGCGCTTCGACCAGGTTCCGCATTCGGTACGCCAGGCGCTGTGGAAGGGCCTGCTGGTGGGGTTGGTGGCCTGCCTGTTCGCCAACCTGTGCACCCTGCTGTTCGGCCATGTCGGCCTCGACGCGCAGGTCGCGGGCCGCGCCGCCATGTACCTGCACGTGGCCAGCCTCGGCATGCCGGCCTTCGCCTGCTTCCGCGCCCTGTATGGCTACAGCACGAGCATCAACCAGACCAAGCCGATCATGTGGATCGCCATCCTCGGCTGCGTCTTCAACGCATGCGTGAACTGGCTGCTGGTGTACGGCAACTGGGGCTTTCCGCAGATGGGGGCGGTCGGCTGTGCGGTGGCGACGGCGGCAGGCATGTGGCTGATGCTGGGCGCCATGCTCCTGTGGATCCGGCATGCGCCGGCTTACCGCCTGACCTATCCTTTCACCGGCTGGGAAGGCCCGGACTGGAAAGCGATCGGCGCAATGCTGCGTCTCGGCCTGCCGATCGGCATCACCTACTTCGCCGAGGTCAGCGCCTTCGGCCTGATCAGCCTGCTGGTGGCGCGCTTCGGCGTGGTCGCGGTCTCCTCGCACCAGGTCGCGCTCAATTTCGCTTCGCTGGTGTTCATGGTGCCGCTCAGCTTCTCGATCGGCATGATGACCCGGGTCGGCCAGGCCATGGGCGAAGGCAATCCGCAGCGCGCGCGCTTCGTCGGCTGGGTCGGGGTCGGCATGTCGGTGGCGTTCGGGGCGCTGTCGGCGCTCTGCATCGCCATCTTCCGCTGGGAAATCGCGGCGCTCTACACCTCCGACCCGGCGGTGCAGGCCGCCTGCGCCCACCTGCTGCTGTTCGCCGCGCTGTTCCAGCTGTCCGACGCCACCCAGGTCGCCACCGCCTCGGCGATCCGCGGCTACCAGGTGACCCGTGCCCCGATGATCATCCAGTTGCTGGCGTTCTGGGGCGTCTCGCTGCCGCTGGGCTGCATCCTGGGGCTGGCGCCAGGCTGGTTCCCGTGGGCGCCGGACGCACCGCTGTCGACCACCGGATTCTGGATCGGCCTGGTGGTGGCGCTGACGGTGGCGGCGGTGCTGCTCACCTGGTCGTTCGAGAAACTGGCGCGCCGCCGCATCCGCGAAGCCGGGCAAGTCAGCGCCGGGCACATGCACGGGCTGCCGACGTAA